The Corynebacterium qintianiae genome has a window encoding:
- a CDS encoding alkylhydroperoxidase domain protein, with protein sequence MSEQANIIDLLAGTPPELAELRRARPDAVANAELSFTALFEPGDEKDFPQAWRYAVAVFIAGVSGQDEAARFYRDLLEDELDGRAGELGLDEAIGQGLSAGPYDTGDFVVFDLGEGPQGRALSAAFDFAHLLTFHPKDATPAAIGHLQSAGWSDDAIVSLAQLISFVAFQLRVAHGLRVLSGAVEWASPSEIVRAAGVADPSWEPGPRTLIPEVVAPARFVNHSLGWKPWLADLPKDEFTQEHKDALIQPQRIDSEYFRLLARDPAALKARTLTDIDIFYNTEGGLGRAERELAATVVSRLNGCEYCASVHQARSKEEGGDPEAIDRLLEEGVGADLGSPLWNALQKAAAALTQTPFEFSAEHVRVLREEGLDDLALIDLVNSAAFFNWANRLMLTLGEPDVPKRFR encoded by the coding sequence ATGTCTGAACAGGCCAACATCATCGACCTCCTCGCCGGCACGCCGCCCGAGCTGGCGGAGTTGCGCCGCGCTCGCCCCGACGCAGTGGCGAATGCGGAGCTCAGTTTCACGGCGCTGTTCGAACCCGGGGATGAAAAGGATTTTCCCCAGGCGTGGCGCTACGCCGTGGCCGTCTTCATCGCCGGCGTCTCCGGGCAGGACGAGGCCGCGCGGTTCTACCGCGACCTGCTCGAGGATGAACTTGACGGGCGTGCCGGAGAGCTTGGACTGGATGAGGCAATTGGGCAGGGACTGTCCGCTGGCCCGTACGACACCGGGGACTTCGTCGTGTTCGACCTCGGGGAAGGGCCTCAGGGCCGCGCGTTGTCCGCCGCATTCGACTTTGCCCACCTGCTGACGTTCCACCCGAAGGACGCCACACCTGCGGCCATCGGCCATCTGCAAAGCGCGGGGTGGAGCGATGACGCGATTGTTTCGCTGGCGCAGCTGATCTCGTTTGTTGCCTTTCAGCTGCGGGTGGCCCACGGTCTGCGGGTGCTTTCCGGTGCCGTGGAGTGGGCGTCGCCAAGCGAAATTGTTCGTGCCGCAGGGGTGGCTGACCCGAGCTGGGAACCGGGCCCACGCACGCTGATTCCGGAGGTCGTGGCACCGGCGCGCTTTGTCAACCACTCGCTGGGATGGAAGCCCTGGCTGGCGGACCTGCCCAAGGACGAGTTCACGCAGGAGCACAAGGATGCGCTCATTCAACCGCAGCGCATCGACTCAGAGTACTTTCGTCTGCTTGCGCGCGACCCTGCGGCTCTGAAGGCGCGCACCCTGACGGACATCGACATTTTCTACAACACGGAGGGCGGCCTGGGGCGCGCGGAGCGCGAGCTCGCCGCGACGGTGGTGTCTCGTCTGAACGGGTGCGAGTACTGCGCTTCGGTCCACCAGGCGCGGAGCAAGGAGGAAGGCGGGGACCCCGAGGCGATTGACCGGCTCCTGGAGGAGGGGGTGGGCGCCGACCTCGGTTCCCCGCTGTGGAACGCGCTGCAAAAGGCGGCCGCGGCGCTCACCCAGACGCCGTTCGAGTTCTCTGCGGAGCACGTCCGGGTGCTGCGGGAGGAGGGGCTCGATGACCTCGCGCTGATCGATCTGGTCAATTCTGCGGCGTTCTTCAACTGGGCGAACCGTCTGATGCTCACGCTGGGAGAACCCGACGTGCCCAAGCGCTTTCGCTGA
- a CDS encoding response regulator transcription factor has translation MKVFLVDDHSVFRAGVRAELSAAAGVEIVGEAGSVGEAVRGIDEAAPDVVLLDVHMPDGGGLAVIRGVAAETKFLALSVSDAAEDVIALIRAGARGYVTKNIGGAELAEAIARVHGGDAYFSPRLAGFVLDAFASGGVVDDPEGEPVKVEDPLVDALTRRELEVLRLLARGYTYKEIGKQLFISVKTVETHASNILRKTQTSNRHQLTRWAADRDLD, from the coding sequence ATGAAGGTATTCCTCGTCGACGATCACTCCGTATTCCGCGCCGGCGTGCGCGCAGAGCTCTCCGCCGCCGCCGGTGTGGAGATCGTCGGCGAGGCCGGTTCGGTGGGTGAGGCCGTCCGCGGCATCGATGAAGCGGCGCCGGACGTGGTGCTTCTCGACGTCCACATGCCCGACGGCGGCGGTCTCGCTGTGATCCGAGGCGTGGCCGCGGAGACGAAGTTTCTCGCCCTGTCCGTCTCCGACGCCGCGGAGGACGTCATCGCGCTGATCCGCGCCGGGGCGCGCGGGTACGTGACCAAGAACATCGGCGGTGCCGAACTCGCCGAGGCTATCGCGCGGGTGCACGGTGGCGACGCCTATTTTTCTCCGCGCCTGGCGGGTTTCGTGCTCGACGCGTTTGCCTCGGGCGGGGTGGTGGACGACCCGGAGGGTGAGCCGGTCAAGGTCGAGGACCCGCTTGTCGACGCCCTGACAAGGCGCGAACTCGAAGTCCTGCGACTGCTCGCCCGCGGCTACACGTACAAGGAGATCGGCAAACAGCTGTTCATCTCGGTGAAGACGGTGGAGACGCACGCGTCGAACATCCTGCGCAAGACGCAGACGTCGAACAGGCACCAGCTGACGCGGTGGGCCGCGGACCGCGACTTGGATTAG
- a CDS encoding Y-family DNA polymerase — protein MRVAAVWFPDWPVQAARLDAEDELSEPIAVVAQHRVKVCSRAARGRGVRRGMKVRHAQALVPELTVVDDNPDRDGRMFAALAGSFDDVASSVEVLRPGLVVVDLAAAGKFHGSEARATEMLIDAAARRGIDALAGVADEIATAVIATRSSAVVPPGGSAEFLAAQPLRMLLAEVSLAADPESVKALGQLGLSTLGDIAAVPATAMSTRFGERGTHIHRIARAAPDRRVAPDLPVVDLAVAVTPEDPIERVDAAAFAARALAASLHERLKAAGRVCLRLKVTAELGNGERVERVWRTREALTESATADRVRWQLDGWLTGGGAGEITSLILEPLEVAEPEMVGELWTDGTTTDEARRVVERVQSQLGIDAVLQPRLVGGRGVAERVELVPYGESRKEPAPAPWPGAIPPPLPARLGGGIDHPASKVQLIDAGAKHVGVTAEVLLTSAPYALGWGRKRYLVTGWAGPWPVDEGWWGTVSTSVYTRVARLQVVGTRENGGEPCGWLLVWSRQRWRVEAIYG, from the coding sequence GTGCGCGTGGCCGCTGTCTGGTTTCCGGACTGGCCCGTGCAGGCGGCGCGCCTCGACGCGGAGGACGAGCTGTCCGAACCGATCGCGGTTGTGGCGCAGCACCGCGTGAAGGTGTGCTCGCGGGCGGCGCGCGGCCGCGGTGTGCGGCGCGGGATGAAAGTCCGCCACGCCCAGGCGCTGGTGCCGGAGCTGACGGTAGTCGACGACAATCCCGACCGCGACGGACGGATGTTTGCCGCGCTGGCGGGCAGTTTCGACGACGTCGCCTCCTCGGTGGAGGTCCTGCGCCCGGGGCTTGTGGTGGTGGATCTCGCGGCCGCGGGAAAATTCCACGGCAGCGAGGCCAGAGCGACGGAGATGCTTATCGACGCTGCTGCGCGCCGCGGTATCGACGCACTTGCAGGGGTGGCCGACGAGATTGCCACCGCGGTGATAGCCACCCGTTCGTCCGCGGTCGTCCCGCCGGGCGGTTCGGCCGAGTTTCTCGCGGCACAGCCTCTGCGAATGCTGCTTGCGGAGGTGTCCCTGGCCGCCGACCCGGAGTCGGTCAAGGCGCTCGGCCAGCTGGGGCTGTCTACGTTGGGTGATATCGCGGCGGTGCCGGCGACGGCGATGTCCACGCGCTTCGGCGAGCGCGGAACCCACATCCACCGGATCGCCCGGGCGGCCCCCGACCGGCGGGTGGCCCCGGATCTGCCGGTGGTGGACTTGGCGGTGGCCGTGACGCCGGAGGACCCGATCGAGCGGGTGGACGCGGCGGCGTTCGCGGCGCGCGCCCTGGCGGCGAGTCTGCACGAGCGGCTCAAGGCGGCCGGGAGGGTGTGCCTGCGCCTGAAGGTCACGGCCGAGCTGGGCAACGGCGAGCGAGTAGAGCGCGTGTGGCGCACGCGGGAGGCGCTGACGGAGTCGGCGACGGCGGACCGGGTGCGCTGGCAGCTCGACGGCTGGCTCACCGGCGGCGGAGCCGGTGAGATCACTTCGCTGATACTGGAGCCGCTCGAGGTGGCGGAGCCGGAAATGGTGGGTGAGCTGTGGACGGACGGCACCACTACGGATGAGGCGCGGCGCGTGGTCGAGCGGGTGCAGTCTCAACTGGGCATTGATGCGGTACTCCAACCCCGGCTCGTGGGTGGGCGCGGTGTGGCCGAGCGCGTGGAGCTCGTCCCCTACGGGGAGAGCAGGAAGGAACCCGCACCGGCGCCGTGGCCGGGGGCGATCCCGCCACCGCTGCCGGCGCGCCTCGGCGGCGGGATCGACCACCCGGCGTCGAAAGTTCAGCTGATCGACGCAGGCGCGAAACACGTCGGAGTCACCGCCGAAGTCCTCCTCACCTCTGCCCCCTACGCCCTGGGGTGGGGCAGAAAACGCTACCTGGTCACGGGTTGGGCCGGCCCCTGGCCTGTGGACGAGGGCTGGTGGGGCACGGTGTCCACCAGCGTGTACACCAGGGTGGCGCGACTGCAGGTGGTGGGCACGCGCGAGAACGGCGGCGAACCGTGCGGGTGGCTGCTGGTGTGGTCCCGGCAGCGCTGGCGGGTGGAGGCCATCTACGGCTAG
- a CDS encoding AMIN-like domain-containing (lipo)protein: MAAACVAAAAVSACSAGYSGDTVTAKVGGVQHAMDQSPKTQRPDAPAHLTVSGITMESHSGFDRLVIELDGTGTPGWFVDYVASPMQETTGKPITITGNAHLNVKIDGTVNGAEETPIDISTSSSNVVDLVNAGTYDGRTQIVVGLRAALPYSVQLLDDPTRLVIDISKS, from the coding sequence GTGGCTGCGGCGTGCGTCGCCGCGGCGGCAGTGTCCGCGTGCTCGGCCGGCTACTCCGGGGATACCGTCACCGCCAAGGTCGGCGGGGTGCAGCACGCCATGGACCAGTCCCCCAAGACGCAGCGCCCCGACGCACCGGCGCACCTCACTGTCAGCGGGATCACCATGGAAAGCCACAGCGGTTTCGACCGCCTGGTTATCGAGCTCGATGGCACGGGCACACCCGGCTGGTTCGTCGACTACGTCGCCTCCCCCATGCAGGAAACCACGGGCAAGCCCATCACGATAACGGGCAACGCCCACCTCAACGTGAAGATCGACGGCACCGTCAACGGGGCGGAGGAGACCCCGATCGACATCTCCACCAGTTCGTCCAACGTTGTGGACCTCGTCAACGCCGGCACCTATGACGGGCGCACCCAAATCGTGGTGGGCCTGCGCGCCGCGCTGCCCTACTCGGTTCAGCTTCTCGACGACCCGACGCGCCTCGTCATCGACATCTCCAAATCCTAG
- a CDS encoding sucrase ferredoxin produces the protein MSASGDDIFCSDVEVEPLPGTAKQGDVYVLFEWPGPWSHDVLDGGTLGEELSAEIKAHLKKFGASLQLIRHPTREGRRIDDHHLYIVHTRIGLTEVKHVEGPEAILQLDLSGPGKNHAMARPTPLVLVCTHGKRDRCCAVKGRPLVSELEKIYPFNRGSDVVWETSHIKGHRFAATLLLMPWGYSFGRMNLEATEAMIADAMRGQYFVPGNRGRGTFSPVAQAAEVGVAAHLAAEGTRISYGQLEVVGEDVSGEKALVTLIDASTSATFEATMRRSAVSGVLSSCGEEPKEGAVWGVDKLERTSGA, from the coding sequence ATGAGTGCCAGCGGAGACGACATCTTCTGTTCGGATGTGGAAGTGGAGCCTCTGCCGGGAACAGCGAAGCAGGGCGATGTCTACGTGCTGTTTGAGTGGCCGGGCCCCTGGAGCCACGACGTGCTCGACGGCGGCACCCTCGGGGAGGAGCTCTCGGCCGAGATCAAGGCACACCTGAAGAAGTTCGGCGCATCGCTGCAGCTCATCCGCCACCCCACGCGCGAGGGACGGCGCATTGATGACCACCACCTCTACATCGTCCACACACGCATCGGCCTGACCGAGGTCAAGCACGTGGAGGGGCCGGAGGCGATCCTGCAACTCGACCTGTCAGGGCCGGGAAAGAACCATGCGATGGCGCGCCCGACCCCGCTAGTTCTCGTGTGCACGCACGGCAAACGCGACCGGTGCTGCGCCGTCAAGGGGCGTCCCCTGGTGAGCGAGCTAGAAAAGATCTACCCGTTCAACCGGGGCAGCGATGTGGTGTGGGAAACCTCGCACATCAAGGGCCACCGCTTCGCCGCCACGTTGCTGCTCATGCCGTGGGGCTACAGCTTCGGGCGGATGAACCTGGAGGCGACGGAGGCGATGATCGCCGACGCGATGCGCGGGCAGTACTTCGTGCCCGGCAACCGGGGCCGCGGCACATTCTCACCCGTTGCGCAGGCCGCGGAGGTCGGGGTGGCCGCCCACCTCGCCGCAGAGGGAACGCGCATCAGCTACGGCCAGCTCGAGGTCGTGGGCGAGGACGTCAGCGGCGAAAAAGCGCTGGTAACGCTAATCGACGCCTCCACCAGCGCGACCTTCGAAGCGACCATGCGCCGTAGCGCGGTCTCCGGTGTCCTCTCCTCCTGCGGCGAGGAACCGAAGGAGGGCGCTGTGTGGGGCGTCGATAAGCTCGAGCGAACTAGCGGCGCATGA
- a CDS encoding methionine ABC transporter permease, with protein sequence MSNQLILAQPNWERLGPTFVEAIGDTLYMVAITMVVGGFFGLVLGVFLYTTRPGAILQNRPVYWLINVLVNFFRPIPFIIMIAMLYPITLQVVGTTIGRGAATFVMCVAATFTVARIVEQNLVSIDPGMIEAARSMGAGPWRIIRTVILPEALGPLILGYTFIFIAVIDMSAMAGYIGGGGLGDFAIVYGYRQFEPAVTFAAVIVIVVMVQLAQFLGNWLSKKVMRR encoded by the coding sequence ATGAGCAACCAGCTAATCCTCGCCCAGCCCAACTGGGAGCGCCTCGGCCCAACGTTTGTCGAGGCCATCGGCGACACCCTGTACATGGTCGCCATCACCATGGTCGTGGGCGGCTTCTTCGGCCTCGTCCTCGGTGTATTCCTCTACACCACCCGCCCCGGCGCGATCCTGCAGAATAGGCCCGTTTACTGGCTCATCAACGTGTTGGTGAACTTCTTCCGGCCGATTCCCTTCATCATCATGATCGCGATGCTCTACCCCATCACGTTGCAGGTGGTGGGAACGACAATCGGGCGCGGCGCGGCGACCTTCGTCATGTGCGTGGCGGCAACCTTCACCGTCGCCCGCATCGTGGAGCAGAACCTGGTCTCCATCGACCCCGGGATGATCGAGGCAGCGCGCTCAATGGGCGCCGGCCCGTGGCGCATCATTCGGACGGTGATCCTGCCGGAGGCGCTCGGCCCGCTGATCCTCGGCTACACCTTCATCTTCATCGCCGTGATCGACATGTCCGCCATGGCCGGCTACATCGGCGGCGGCGGGCTGGGCGACTTCGCCATCGTGTACGGCTACCGCCAGTTCGAGCCCGCCGTGACCTTCGCGGCTGTGATCGTCATCGTGGTCATGGTCCAGCTCGCCCAGTTCCTGGGCAACTGGCTGTCCAAGAAGGTCATGCGCCGCTAG
- a CDS encoding methionine ABC transporter ATP-binding protein, whose product MSSTGTRVEFRDVSKVFTTGKRAVTAVDGVTLTVQPGEILGVIGYSGAGKSTLVRLINGLDTATGGELLLDGTNVVGMKERELRGIRRNVGMIFQQFNLFNSRTAAGNIEYPLTLAGMPAAERKRRVAELLEFVGLSDRGSNYPEQLSGGQKQRVGIARALATNPSLLLADEATSALDPETTREVLAVLRRVNEELGITIVVITHEMEVVRSIADKVAVMEGGKVVEYGSVYEVFSNPRTQVAQRFVSTSLRNTPDEVEARDLLAQPGRLFTVDLSENSEFFGAVESARAAGVNVQPVHGGVTTLQSHSFGKMTVRLTGDDAAISQFLATLKRTTDIEEIVR is encoded by the coding sequence GTGTCTTCCACCGGCACCCGGGTTGAGTTCCGGGACGTGTCCAAAGTGTTCACCACGGGTAAGCGGGCAGTGACCGCCGTCGACGGCGTCACCCTGACCGTGCAGCCCGGTGAGATCCTCGGCGTCATCGGGTACTCGGGTGCCGGCAAGTCGACGCTTGTGCGCCTGATCAACGGCCTCGACACCGCAACCGGTGGTGAGCTGCTTCTCGACGGCACCAACGTCGTCGGCATGAAAGAGCGCGAGCTGCGCGGTATCCGCCGCAACGTCGGCATGATCTTCCAGCAGTTCAACCTGTTCAACTCGCGCACCGCTGCGGGCAACATCGAATACCCGCTCACTTTGGCCGGGATGCCGGCCGCCGAGCGCAAGCGCCGCGTGGCTGAGCTGCTCGAATTCGTCGGCCTGTCCGATCGCGGTTCGAACTACCCAGAGCAGCTCTCGGGCGGCCAGAAGCAGCGCGTCGGCATCGCCCGCGCGCTGGCCACCAACCCCTCTCTCCTGCTTGCCGACGAAGCCACCTCCGCCCTCGACCCGGAAACCACCCGCGAGGTCCTCGCTGTACTGCGCCGCGTCAACGAGGAGCTGGGCATCACCATCGTGGTGATCACCCACGAGATGGAGGTCGTCCGCTCCATCGCCGACAAGGTCGCCGTGATGGAGGGCGGGAAGGTTGTCGAGTACGGCTCGGTCTACGAGGTGTTCTCCAACCCGCGCACGCAGGTCGCGCAGCGCTTCGTGTCCACTTCGCTGCGCAACACGCCCGACGAGGTCGAGGCCCGCGACCTGCTCGCACAGCCGGGACGTCTGTTTACCGTGGACCTCAGCGAGAACTCAGAATTCTTCGGCGCCGTGGAATCCGCCCGCGCGGCCGGGGTGAATGTGCAGCCGGTGCACGGCGGCGTGACCACCCTGCAAAGCCACTCCTTCGGCAAGATGACCGTGCGCTTGACGGGTGACGACGCCGCGATCAGCCAGTTCCTGGCCACGCTTAAGCGCACCACCGACATTGAGGAGATCGTCCGATGA
- a CDS encoding MetQ/NlpA family ABC transporter substrate-binding protein, which translates to MQLKRFAAAIAATAIAATSLVACGSETNSSNASGDGKVTVKIGTTDADQQAWTAFEKKAEEEGIDLDIVRFTEYPPVNPALDEDQIEISKFQTINYQAQYNASAGKDLRIIGSGEINILGLYWKDHDSLDGIEGEEVAVPNDPSNQGRAINVLVQAGLVTLKEGAPKLTPTPADIDESASKVSVVAVDAAQTPSAYNEGRPAVINNNWLSRAGIDPASSVAADDPNSELAEPYINVFTVKGDQLDNETYAKLVEVWHSDEVTEALNQDSGGTAVQVKRDKEELNEILDGLVEEYK; encoded by the coding sequence ATGCAGCTCAAGCGTTTCGCGGCCGCCATCGCCGCCACCGCCATCGCCGCCACCAGCCTGGTGGCCTGCGGTAGCGAGACCAACTCCAGCAACGCATCAGGCGACGGCAAGGTCACCGTGAAGATCGGAACCACCGACGCGGACCAGCAGGCCTGGACCGCCTTCGAGAAGAAGGCCGAGGAGGAGGGTATCGACCTCGACATCGTCCGCTTCACCGAGTATCCGCCGGTCAACCCGGCCCTCGACGAGGACCAAATCGAGATCTCCAAGTTCCAGACCATCAACTACCAGGCGCAGTACAACGCCTCCGCCGGCAAGGACCTGCGCATCATCGGCTCCGGTGAGATCAACATCCTCGGCCTCTACTGGAAGGACCACGACTCCCTCGACGGCATTGAGGGAGAGGAAGTCGCGGTGCCGAACGACCCGTCCAACCAGGGCCGCGCCATCAACGTGCTCGTCCAGGCCGGGCTGGTCACCCTCAAGGAGGGTGCGCCGAAGCTCACCCCGACCCCGGCTGACATCGACGAGTCCGCCTCAAAGGTCTCCGTCGTCGCGGTCGACGCCGCGCAGACCCCGTCCGCCTACAACGAGGGCCGACCCGCGGTGATCAACAACAACTGGTTGTCCCGCGCGGGCATCGACCCGGCGTCCTCCGTCGCCGCCGACGACCCGAATTCCGAGCTGGCTGAGCCTTACATCAACGTGTTCACGGTCAAGGGCGACCAGCTGGACAACGAGACCTACGCCAAGCTCGTCGAGGTCTGGCACTCCGACGAAGTCACCGAGGCCCTGAACCAGGATTCCGGCGGAACCGCCGTCCAGGTCAAGCGTGACAAGGAGGAGCTCAACGAGATCCTCGACGGTCTGGTGGAGGAGTACAAGTAG
- a CDS encoding MetQ/NlpA family ABC transporter substrate-binding protein, whose protein sequence is MRLNRVLATIAAAGIAATSLVACGNDSADTAAPGTTGENGETVIKIGTTDADQQAWSVFGDLAAEQGITLDIVQFSDYAPVNEALAQGELDVNKFQHIKYLAEYNKNSGNDLRIVGSTEIVPLALFWKDHDSLNGIEGEEVAVPNDPSNQGRAINVLVQAGLVTLKDGVEDSLAPTPADIDKAASKVTVVPVDAAQTPSAYNEGRPAIINNTWLDRAGIEPSLAVFQDDPNSEEAEPYINVFAAREGDIDNETLNKLVEIWHDPKVTEAVAQDSKGTSVPVKRDKAELNEILDNLESK, encoded by the coding sequence ATGCGCCTCAACCGCGTGCTCGCCACCATCGCCGCCGCCGGCATCGCTGCCACCAGCCTGGTTGCCTGCGGCAACGATTCCGCCGACACCGCCGCCCCGGGCACCACGGGAGAAAACGGTGAAACCGTCATCAAGATCGGCACGACCGACGCAGACCAGCAGGCGTGGTCCGTCTTCGGCGACCTCGCCGCCGAGCAGGGCATCACCCTAGACATCGTGCAGTTCTCCGACTACGCGCCCGTCAACGAGGCTCTCGCCCAGGGTGAGCTGGACGTGAACAAATTCCAGCACATCAAGTACCTCGCCGAGTACAACAAGAACTCCGGCAACGACCTGCGCATCGTCGGTTCAACCGAGATTGTGCCGCTGGCTCTGTTCTGGAAGGACCACGACTCCCTCAACGGCATCGAGGGCGAAGAGGTGGCTGTCCCCAACGACCCGTCGAACCAGGGCCGCGCCATCAACGTGCTCGTCCAGGCGGGCCTGGTCACGCTGAAGGACGGCGTGGAGGACTCGCTGGCCCCCACCCCGGCCGACATTGACAAGGCAGCCTCCAAGGTCACCGTCGTTCCTGTCGACGCCGCGCAGACGCCGTCCGCCTACAACGAGGGCCGGCCGGCCATCATCAACAACACCTGGCTCGACCGCGCCGGGATCGAGCCGAGCCTGGCCGTCTTCCAGGACGACCCGAACTCCGAAGAGGCCGAGCCCTACATCAACGTCTTCGCCGCGCGCGAGGGTGACATCGACAACGAGACGCTGAACAAGCTCGTCGAGATCTGGCACGACCCGAAGGTCACCGAGGCCGTCGCCCAGGACTCGAAGGGCACCTCCGTTCCGGTCAAGCGCGATAAAGCGGAGCTCAACGAGATTCTGGACAACCTCGAGTCCAAGTAG
- a CDS encoding (Fe-S)-binding protein, whose product MKIALFATCIVDAMFPRVAIATTKILERLGHEVVFPQNQVCCGQMHINSGYLADALPVVRNHVTAFEGSDYIVAPSGSCVASVKHQQPLVARKGGDSGLEEAANHVGDRTYELSQFLVDVLGVSDAAELGSYFPHRVTYHPSCHGKRMLRLGERPINLVRTVEGIDLRKLPDADECCGFGGTFSFKNPAVSGAMAAAKIENIEESGADICTAGDASCLLHIDGAMMKRGVDKRTLHFAEILASTKEQPWSI is encoded by the coding sequence ATGAAAATAGCGCTTTTCGCCACATGCATCGTGGATGCGATGTTTCCCCGCGTGGCCATCGCAACCACCAAAATTCTCGAACGCCTCGGCCACGAGGTCGTTTTCCCCCAAAACCAGGTGTGCTGCGGGCAGATGCACATCAACAGCGGTTACTTGGCCGACGCCCTCCCCGTGGTGCGCAACCATGTCACTGCGTTCGAGGGTTCCGACTACATCGTCGCACCCTCCGGCTCGTGTGTCGCTTCGGTAAAGCACCAGCAGCCACTCGTCGCCCGCAAGGGCGGCGACAGCGGTTTGGAGGAGGCAGCCAACCACGTGGGGGACCGTACCTACGAGCTGTCGCAGTTCTTGGTTGACGTCCTCGGCGTCAGCGACGCCGCCGAGCTCGGTTCCTACTTCCCCCACCGCGTCACATACCATCCCTCCTGCCACGGAAAACGCATGCTCCGCCTGGGGGAGCGCCCCATCAACCTGGTCCGCACCGTCGAAGGCATCGACTTGCGCAAGCTTCCCGACGCCGACGAGTGCTGCGGTTTCGGGGGGACGTTCTCCTTCAAGAATCCCGCTGTTTCAGGGGCCATGGCGGCCGCGAAAATCGAGAACATTGAAGAATCCGGAGCCGATATCTGCACCGCCGGGGACGCCTCCTGCCTGCTGCATATTGACGGAGCGATGATGAAGCGGGGCGTCGATAAGCGCACCTTGCATTTTGCCGAGATTCTCGCATCAACGAAGGAGCAGCCATGGTCAATCTAG